In the Zingiber officinale cultivar Zhangliang chromosome 5A, Zo_v1.1, whole genome shotgun sequence genome, GGGCTGGTCATCCCAGGATTAAATACTTGGTGCTggctaaaaaaacaaaaaaaaaaaaaagaaaccacTAAATCTCATGGAATAATTTGATTTGGAATTTTCTAATATGATCATAGGAAAAACGTTATGTCTTATGAATCAGGAAAACCAAATGACAGCATTATGACATCTTGTTGTCGTTAAAACTAAATGTTCGGTCAAATCTGCAGGGGACATTAATTTGTCAACTTTCAGATGAGAGGAAGAGTGATGTGCATATCAGTTATGTGTGACAATTTCTGAATAGTTAATATTTATTTGTTTTAAGAATCTATGAACATTTTGCATGCAACCAGTTCATGCTCTTTGAATGAATGCATGGTTGACCAAATCTCTCAAAATATGGGCCCTGAAAGCACTCTTTCGTAATTTTACTTTTTCAGAATACTTCCAAAAAGTCATGTTTTGCTCGATGAATATACACATTTAAAACCTGCATAATCTTGATTAGAAACAATGGATGCCCACGGACGAATACCATCAGCTCATGGGGGACGGACTATCCAAGCACCTGGAATGATGCGGCATGGCCCTCTTCCTGGGCTTGGTCCATCTGATCCCCACATTAGAGATCCCCTTCCACTTGAGCTCCTTGAGAAAAAGGTTGTAATTCAAGGAGCTGAGATGGAAAAACTTGCACGAGAAAATCAGAGACTTGCATCTAGTAACGTAACAATGAGACAGGAGCTTGTTGCTACTCAAAAAGAAATGCAGAGCCTGCAAGCTCATCTTGGAAACATTCGATCTGAAAGTGATATCAAAGTTAGAGGATTGCTGGAAAAACTTGGAAAAATGGAAGCTGATATCTATGCAGGTGATGTCCTCAAAATGGAATTCCAGCAAGCACACTCAGAGGCACAGAGGTTGTTTATTGGCAATCAAGAACTGACTGCGGAAATGAAGCTTGTGACAGAAGAACTAGAGACCTTGTCAGTTGACACCAAAAAGTTGCCCGATTTACAATCTGAGTTAGACGGTTTGAGACAGGAGCACCAGAAACTACGGTATGTATTTTGTGATTTTTGTATCTAATGGAAATTCTCTACTTCCTAAGGATGTCACTAGACTCCATGTTGTTTTGGCAAAAGCACTACTTTTGAGTATGAGAAGGGTAGAAATGTCGAGCAAGTGGAGCGGATGCGATCCATGGAAAGGAACCTGATGTCCATGGCAAGCGAAATTGAGAAGTTAAGAGCTGAAATAGCAAGTGCTCAACAAAGAACAGCTCGTAATTGCTTTCATCTTGTCCTCGTTATCTTTCAACTAATTATTTGATCGTTTCTTTCTTAGATTTCTTCATTAACTTTTATGTAGCACCAAATGCTCATGGGCACGCCTACCCACAAGCAGCAAACCAATATGGAGCTACATATCCACCACCACAAGCAGCAAACCAACATGGAGGTGCATACCCTCCAGCTGCTGGACATGCCTTAGTGTACGCCGGTGGTTATGGTACCGGTCTCAGTTACACCGATGCTGGTTTTGATTATGCTAATTCTTCCTACTATTCTGAAGCATATGGAAGACCTCATACCCACATAAGTGGAACACCTGCTGAAGGCATTATTCCTTATAGTGGCACAGGTAATCTCGGCAGTATGAACACTTACAGAGGGCCTTAGCCCCATTGATCTGTAAGAAGTGATGCATTTCAGTCGGATTGGTGTGATTTGACAATCCATTGTATAAGGTGTATTTGTCGATCTGAACCCAGTTTTAGCATTATATGTTTTGCTACTTAAACATGCTGCAATTGAATTTCTGTAGCGTGTTTTTAGAAAACAAGAATGAGAATTGCCAGAAGATGATTTCAGGTGAAATGCTCAGTGACAAAGCGTTCTCATGGTTCTTTAGCTTCCCATGTTTGATGTTTGCTCATGATTTTACTAATTCCTTTGTGATTTATTTTAGTTCTTGTGAGTTTTTCATTCCATTGTAGAAAGAGTAATCATGTTACCTAGCACAATATGCATCCTGCATTGGATAGCATGCTATTAAATGTTCTAAATTTACTTTTAGTGTGTAAATGTGAAGAGAACAGAATTACATCAGATAGTTTACATATACTTTGATGTCGTCCGTTGGATACAGTTGCAcatttataatttagttgagtcAAAATGAGTAGATGTGATGAATCCTTCTGTTTCTTGCTAGCTTAGTTGAGCAAGCTTATCCATCTGTTTTTTTGGATTCGCCAACTTTCTTTGAGGGTATCTGAAAGGTTGGAAGGATATTAAGAGGACAATTTGATAGAAATTAGGGAGGTGGTTTGGTTGGGCgaagatttgtttaggtttatgaGTGCtcttatataaacttgaataccATCTCTTTCATTAACCATTTTGTCTTCTTGATTATCGATAgaatcatgccagaagtatcgtCAAATAGCATTATTGATGCTTTAGGTCTGTTGGATAGGTTAGAACTAAGTACCATCGTCATTGGATTTTGGTAGATGCATTCTTCAAGTAGGGATATAATCTCAGGTGAGACCAAAGATCCATTTATGTCATGTTTACTTGGGAggatgaatttaaaaattaaggaaagttttttgcGTGGAAATTTTTTTGGTGTTTATTTCATGAAAAAGGATAAATTACTTATTTTTGTTGTATAGAATATTAGGCTTCTATCCGTTGattaatttttagatatttttgcaTTTGTCCAAATTAGATATTAGGCTTCTTTTGTTGCATCTGCCTCAGCTGCGCAAGCCACGGGGGGGTCCTATGTGGGCGGCACTACTAGGCTGGCATAGCACGGCTACTTGATGCGGCCCTATGGAGCCGCCTTGCATAGTGACAATGCATGACCACTCGTGTGACTTGCGTGGCTGACATTGTGCAGTCCTGTGCAGGCGACCTTGCGCGGGCGACATTGCACTCCCGCCTTGCGCGGGCGACATTGCGCGGGCGACCTTGCGCGGGCGACCTTGCGCGATCGCCTTGCGCGGGCGACCTTGCGCGATCGCCTCGTGGGTTAACATTGGGTGACCGCCTCATGTTGCCTTGTGTGGGTGGCATTGTGAGATTGCCTTGTGTGGGTGGCATTGTGTGATAGCTTAGCGTGGCCCCGCTGGCCTCCTCATGCAGGGTGACTTTATACGGTTGTTCGCGCGACCAGGCGACATTGTGCGACCACCTCAAGTGGCCTAGTGCGGCCTCATTGAATAGGGCTACATTGAACAATTGCTCACGTGGACTTGCGCAGACGACATTGTGCGACTCCCTCACGTGGCCTCCTTCACGTGGCCTCCTTATGCAGGGCCACATACCGCTCATGTAGCCTTACACAGGTAGCATTGAGCAACTGTCTCGCATAGAATGACATTTACTAAGGTAACTAAAAAAAGAGGCAGAATTTCCTGAACCCTAAAAAAAAATTGTCTATAAACTTTACACAAATGTCACTGGGTAAAATGTTTttctacttatatatatatatatatatatatatatatatatatatatatatatatatatatatatatatatatatatattgcacgTGGAGAATAGTAGTTACCTCTAATTCATTTCACTTCAAGATGTTGAATTTCCAGCTTCCAGATATTGGAAATATCTcccctaaaataattttaaattgatatttattttttaaaaattagtaacATGTATTTATGATGTTATTTAACACATGGAGATCAATATTAACCTAACATTGAGAATAAGTTTactatattgatttttttttttaaaaaaaaaaactatgatgACTTTGTATTGTTCTTTTAAAGCTCTTACGTATCAAAGTATTATAAACTATTACATTGAAAAGAAAAACGGGATTTTAGTTAGAAGCTTAGCAAAAGATGTTTTTTCAAccaattttaagtaattttccaaaaacaaaaatataatttttattaaagctCCATGAGGTGGACTTATACTTGATTAACACACACaactaattattattaaaaaaaaataaattttcaattaaatGATCTAATGCTTAATTGCATATAAAGGAAGTTTGAATTAAATGAATATAGATTTAATATATATAGATCCAATAATCCAGTTCATTAACATTAATGAGTTGTTAATGATAGGTAGACTTTAAGGTAAATGCTTTCTATAGGATGAGCTTGGTATATAATAAAAGATGCATATTGATTAGGACATGTTCTTGAGCTTCTTCATTGACCTCCTCGTTTCCCCCATTAAGAAGGAATACAGATTGTTGCCGCCCACTTTTGTAGAAGATTATTCCTTACTTACAGGAACTTCGGCAACAAGTAAGAAGTACTAGTCCTTAGCAATGGATTCAGGTCAGCTCTTCGCTAGTTATTGTTTCGATTTTCTATATTGCTTTAAAGATTGATGGTAGCTAGATCTTCTTGTAGATGCATCCTTTAGTTTATTATTGATATATTACaattctaacaagtggtattagaggtAAGGATTAGCATATTGTTAGTTTTCAACGATTTGACACATATACATCATTTTTTACATTTGAATCCATATGGATGAGCAAAATTGATATATATCCAGTGAATGTAGCATGGATAGGTTAGGATTTAACCTATGAATCAAGGTTTTCACATTATCCATGAAGAACACGATTGACAAAGTGGTTTTAGTGTTCTTTTGGCTCAAAAATCACAATCAGTGT is a window encoding:
- the LOC121981562 gene encoding protein FLX-like 4, yielding MDAHGRIPSAHGGRTIQAPGMMRHGPLPGLGPSDPHIRDPLPLELLEKKVVIQGAEMEKLARENQRLASSNVTMRQELVATQKEMQSLQAHLGNIRSESDIKVRGLLEKLGKMEADIYAGDVLKMEFQQAHSEAQRLFIGNQELTAEMKLVTEELETLSVDTKKLPDLQSELDGLRQEHQKLRTTFEYEKGRNVEQVERMRSMERNLMSMASEIEKLRAEIASAQQRTAPPNAHGHAYPQAANQYGATYPPPQAANQHGGAYPPAAGHALVYAGGYGTGLSYTDAGFDYANSSYYSEAYGRPHTHISGTPAEGIIPYSGTGNLGSMNTYRGP